AAACCTGGCTGATCACCGGGGTAGCCGGGTTCATCGGTTCGAACCTTCTGGAACGCCTCCTCGAACTTGGCCAGCGGGTCGTCGGCCTGGACAACTTCTCGACGGGAAAGCCCTCGAATCTGGACGAGGTCCGCGAGTCGGTCGGTCACGAGGCCTGGCAGAGGTTCACCTTCATCGAAGGCGACATTCGAAGCCTGAAGGACTGTGCCCTTGCCTGCCGAGGGGTGGACATGGTCCTCCACCAGGCCGCTCTGGGCTCCGTGCCCCGTTCAGTGGCCGATCCCATCCTGACCAACGACAACAACGTCACCGGATCCCTGAACATGCTCGTGGCCGCCAGGGACGGCGGCGCATCCCGTTTCGTCTATGCCGCCTCAAGCTCGACCTACGGCGATCACCCGGAACTGCCCAAACGCGAGGACCGCATCGGCGATCCGCTCTCGCCCTACGCGGTCACCAAACTGGTCAACGAACTCTACGCCCGAGTCTTCGCCTCTAGCTACGGCCTTTCCGTCATCGGACTCCGCTACTTCAATGTCTTCGGTCGCCGCCAGGACCCCAACGGGGCTTACGCGGCCGTGATCCCGGCTTGGTTTTCGGGACTGCTTCTCGGCCGGGAGGTCTTCATCAACGGCGACGGCCTGACCAGTCGTGATTTCTGCTATATTGACAACTGCGTCCAAGCCAATATTCTGGCTGCCACGGTTTCGACTCCCGAGGCCGTGAATCAGGTCTACAACGTGGCCTTCGGAGCCCGGACGACCCTGAACGAACTCTTTCACATGGTCCGGAATCTCGTCTCTGCCAGTCGACCCGAGGCCGCCTCGGCCGAACCGGTCTACCGGGACTTCAGGCCCGGCGATGTCCGCCACTCCCTGGCAGACATCTGCAAGGCCCGAACCCTACTCGGCTATGAACCGACCTACTCGGTGGCCGAAGGTCTGACCCTTTCGGCCCCGTGGTACCTGAACCGATTCGACGACCGATCCCGGTCCTGACACATCTCCAACCCACGACCGGCTCATCCGCCGGGATGGAGGAAACGACATGGAAACTCCTCAAAAAAATCTGGCCATGGACCTGCTCAGGGTCACCGAGGCCGCGGCCCTGTCCTCGGCCCGCTGGCTCGGCAAAGGCAACAAGGACGCCGGCGATAAGGCCGCCGTGGATGCCATGCGTGTGACCTTCAACTCCGTGGACGTCGATGGAACCATCATCATCGGCGAAGGCGAGAAGGACCATGCCCCCATGCTCTACAACGGGGAAAAGGTCGGCAACGGCAACGGCCCCAAGGTCGACGTGGCCGTCGATCCCGTTGAGGGCACCAATCTTCTGGCCTTCGGTCGGCCCAACGCCATAGCCGTCATCGGCGTGGCCCCAGGGAGCATGATGTACGACCCGGGTCCCAGCCATTACATGAAGAAGCTCGTTGTTCCGGCCGAGGCCAAGGATGTCGTAGATCTCGACGCCCCGGTGGAATTGAACCTCAAGAAAACAGCCAAGGCTCTGGGCAAAGATGTCGACGACCTGGTGGTCTTCGTTCTTGACAAGCCCAGACACGCCGAACTCATCCGAAAAATCCGCATGGTCGGGGCCCGTATCCAACTCCACGGTGACGGCGATGTTGCCGGGGCCCTCATGGCCGTGGACCCGGCAACCAACGTGGACATCATGATGGGCACTGGAGGAACCCCCGAAGGCGTTCTTTCGGCCTGCGCCATCCGAGCCATGGGTGGCCAGATCCTGGCCAAGCTGGACCCCCAGAGCGACCGGGAAAAACAGGCCCTTCTCGACAAGGGCTACGCCTTGGGAGAAATCCTGACCGTGGAAACCCTGGTCAAAAGCGAGAACGTCTTTTTCGCCGCCACGGGAATCTCCGGCGGAACTTTCCTCGGCGGAGTCCGCTACACAGGAACCGGTGCCGTCACCTACTCCCTGGTCATGCGGGGCAAGACCGGGACGGTCAGGCGCATTGAGTCGCACCACAAACTGACCAGGCTCATGCGCTTCAGCTCGGTCAAGTACGACTAACCCCCTGAGCCTTGACAAAATCCGGCCTGGACAGTTTCAAGCCATGACCCGAGATCCGCAGGCCACGTCCCCGGTCCTGGAACTGATCGGCATCACCAAGCGCTTTGGGCCGGTGGCCGCCAACCAGGACATAGACCTCGCCCTCTACCCCGGCGAGATCCACGCCCTGCTCGGCGAGAACGGAGCCGGAAAAAGTACCCTTATGTCCATTCTCTCCGGACGGCTCAAGGCCGATTCCGGAGAGATCCGTATCCGAGGGCAGAGAACCATCCTCAACTCCCCGGCCGACGCCCTTGCCCGGGGTATCGGCATGGTCCACCAGCGGTTCATGCTCGTGGAGCGTCTGACCGTGGTCGAAAACGTCATCCTCGGACGCAGGGACCAGGGCCCCCTGCTCTCCCTGGACCGGGCCGCTCGCGAACTAACTGATCTGAGCCGAGCCCACGGCCTGAACATCGACCCCCGCAAACGGGTTCGGGATCTGTCCATGGGCGAACGCCAGCGGGTCGAGATCTTGAAGCTCCTCCTTCGCGACACCGGCGTGCTCATCTTCGACGAACCGACCTCAATCCTCACTCCACCCGAGGTGGCCTCCTTCTTCGAGGTTTTGTGGAATCTGGCAGCTCAGGGCCGGTCGATCATCTTCATCTCCCACAAACTAGAAGAAGTCATGGCCCTTGCCGACCGAATCAGCATTATGCGGCGCGGCCGAATGGTCGCCCGGGACCTTCTGCCGGATGAAATGGGGGGCAAGGCCGAGCTGGCCCGGCTCATGGTCGGCCGGGAAATCGTCCTCCAGGTCGACAAGGAACCCGTTTCACCTGGCCCTCCGGTGCTGGAAATCCGTGGCCTAGCATCCCGGACCGCCCTCGGCGAAGTTCTCTTCGAAAACATCGACCTGGAGGTTCGCCAAGGAGAAATCTTGGCCCTGACAGGGGTGGCCGGCAACGGCCAAGAATCTCTGACGGCCGCCCTGGCCGGTCTGGCCCTCTTTTCCCAGGGGGAGATTGTCTACCAGGGCCGGAGCTGGAGCCACAAGACCTGGGCGGCCTCCGACCTCACTTCCACGGCCTATATTCCGGCAGACAGGGACCGGACAGGCAGCCTGCCGACCATGACTCTGACGGCCAACTTCCTACTGACCAGGCTGAACGAGTACCAGGTTGGGCCCTTCATGTCCTCGAACCGGGCGGCCGCGGCCGTGGATAAGGCCATCGCCGACCACGACATCAAGACCCCGAGCGGCTCAAGATCAATTGCCCGCCAGCTGTCCGGTGGCAACCTCCAGAAATTTCTCTTGGCCCGCGAACTCGGCAAGGCCCCCCGACTCGTCATCGCCGAACAGCCGACCCAGGGGCTGGACATCGGGGCCACCGAGGATGTCTGGCGGGCCCTTCTGGGCCAAAGAAAGACGGCTGGCATTCTTTTGGTCTCCGGAGACCTGAAGGAGGTCCTCTCTCTGGCCGACCGTGTCGCCGTCATGTTCCGGGGCAGGATCTTGAAGACCTTTTCCGTTTCCGACGCCGACATGGTAGCTAGAATCGGACTGCTCATGGCCGGGGTCACCGACGAGGCCCCGGAACTGCTCCCGAGCGTCTAGAAGGTGATGATCCGATAGCCACGTTCCTGAAAGGAGCGCATGGACGGATGGCCCTTCATGTCCCCGATGAGTTCGAGCCCCTGCTCACTGACCCCGTCTTGGACGCCGAGCTTGGCCGAACAGGCCCGGCAGGCTCCGGCGAACAGCCCCAGGCTTCTGGCCTGGTTGAACAGACCGTGGAACTGGTGTTCCGTCTTTCCGAGTTCGGGCACCAGCCTGACCGCTGCCCCTTCCACGACGATGGTCACCTCGATTCCGGACTCGTGCATGTCCAAGGCGTTGAGAAGGACATGGACGATGCACAGCGAATCCCCGTTGAATACGAACAGAGCGTACTTGCTCATGAAAAAACCCCCAGCTAAAAAGGTTGTCCTCGCCCGTGATTTCGTGTCTACTGCCCATCGGGCAACGGGCGGCGGCCGTTTTCCAAACTGATCACGAATTCAGCCGCGGATCAACCCCATGGCCCATGAGCACCAAAACACGGAGCGCACCATGATCGGTATTCCTTCCTTCGTGAAAATCGAAACTCCAGAGGCCCCTGGGGCTGTCGGGCCCTACTCCCAGGCCATCCAGACCGGGGGCATGATCTACGTCTCAGGGCAACTGCCCTTGGACCCGGCCACCATGGAATTTGCCGCGGACGACGTTCCCGGGCAAACTGCCCAATGTCTGAAAAATGCCGCAGCCATTCTGCAAAAAGCCGGATCAGGTCTGGATCGGGTAGTCAAGGTCTCGGTCTGGATGACCGATCTCGGACAGTTCACGGTTATGAACACGGTTTACGCCGACTTCTTTTCCGAACCCTTTCCGGCCCGGGTCTGCTGCCAGGTGGCGGCTCTTCCCCGAGGAGCCCAGGTGGAAATCGAAATGATCGCCCTGGCCGACTGAGGGATCTTCGGACCCTTCAAACCGGCAGTTGAAAACTCAACTCGAAATCTGCAGGAACTTCCATATGCCTTGCCGACGACTCGTCCATCCCGGCCCCGATACCGGGCCGAATCTGATTTCCTGGCTTTCAAGCCGCCACGCTCCCGACCCTGAAACCGAATCCAGGGTCCGGGCCATCATCAGTCAAGTGGCCGAGCAAGGCGACGACGCTCTCGTGGAATTCACACAGCGATTCGACGCCCCGGACTTCCGGATCAACCAGCTCATGGTGCCCAGACAGGCCTTGGCTGAGGCCTGTCGCCGAGTCCCGGAGCGGGACCTCGTGATCATCTCCGAGGCGGCTGAAAACATCAGGGCCTTTCACCAGCGCCAAGTCCGCGATTCGTGGATGACCACCGGAGCGGACGGCACGATCCTCGGCCAGCTCGTCAGACCGGTTGATCGGGCCGGTCTTTACGTTCCCGGAGGACAGGGAGGGGCCACCCCACTTGTGTCCAGCCTGCTGATGAACGCCATTCCGGCCCAGGTGGCCGGAGTCGGGCGGATATTCGTCTGTTCCCCTCCCACCCGGGACGGTTCGGTCAACGACCATATCCTGGCCACGGCTCACCTTCTGGGTCTCGAATCCGTCTTCGCCGTCGGCAGCGCCTGGGCCGTGGCCGCCCTGGCCTACGGCACCGGAACCATACCGGCCGTGGACGTCATCGCCGGCCCCGGCAACATCTGGGTCACCACGGCCAAACGGTTTCTGGTCGGCCGGGTCGGCATCGACATGATCGCCGGGCCGAGCGAGATCGCCATTTTGGCGGACGCCGCGGCCGATCCGTCCTTCCTGGCCGCCGACATGCTCTCCCAGGCCGAACACGACCCCCTGGCCTCGAGCCTGCTGATCAGTCCCGACCAGGGCCTTCTGGACGCTGCGTCCAAGGAACTGGCCCGACAACTGGGCCTGCTGCCTCGTGCAGACATCGCCAAATCTTCGCTGAAATCCTGGGG
This sequence is a window from Deltaproteobacteria bacterium. Protein-coding genes within it:
- a CDS encoding cytoplasmic protein, encoding MSKYALFVFNGDSLCIVHVLLNALDMHESGIEVTIVVEGAAVRLVPELGKTEHQFHGLFNQARSLGLFAGACRACSAKLGVQDGVSEQGLELIGDMKGHPSMRSFQERGYRIITF
- the hisD gene encoding histidinol dehydrogenase, with translation MPCRRLVHPGPDTGPNLISWLSSRHAPDPETESRVRAIISQVAEQGDDALVEFTQRFDAPDFRINQLMVPRQALAEACRRVPERDLVIISEAAENIRAFHQRQVRDSWMTTGADGTILGQLVRPVDRAGLYVPGGQGGATPLVSSLLMNAIPAQVAGVGRIFVCSPPTRDGSVNDHILATAHLLGLESVFAVGSAWAVAALAYGTGTIPAVDVIAGPGNIWVTTAKRFLVGRVGIDMIAGPSEIAILADAAADPSFLAADMLSQAEHDPLASSLLISPDQGLLDAASKELARQLGLLPRADIAKSSLKSWGGLIKVPDLESGLELVNTIAPEHFELVVDDPWPLLGKIRNAGAVFLGHFSPEPVGDYFAGPNHVLPTLRNARFSSALSVQTFCKETSLIATGPGYIRNHGDKIARLARLEGLEAHARSVEIRFQKGE
- a CDS encoding RidA family protein — protein: MIGIPSFVKIETPEAPGAVGPYSQAIQTGGMIYVSGQLPLDPATMEFAADDVPGQTAQCLKNAAAILQKAGSGLDRVVKVSVWMTDLGQFTVMNTVYADFFSEPFPARVCCQVAALPRGAQVEIEMIALAD
- the tviC gene encoding Vi polysaccharide biosynthesis UDP-N-acetylglucosaminuronic acid C-4 epimerase TviC, with amino-acid sequence MTAKPLERTEQTLRDHPKTWLITGVAGFIGSNLLERLLELGQRVVGLDNFSTGKPSNLDEVRESVGHEAWQRFTFIEGDIRSLKDCALACRGVDMVLHQAALGSVPRSVADPILTNDNNVTGSLNMLVAARDGGASRFVYAASSSTYGDHPELPKREDRIGDPLSPYAVTKLVNELYARVFASSYGLSVIGLRYFNVFGRRQDPNGAYAAVIPAWFSGLLLGREVFINGDGLTSRDFCYIDNCVQANILAATVSTPEAVNQVYNVAFGARTTLNELFHMVRNLVSASRPEAASAEPVYRDFRPGDVRHSLADICKARTLLGYEPTYSVAEGLTLSAPWYLNRFDDRSRS
- a CDS encoding ABC transporter ATP-binding protein — translated: MTRDPQATSPVLELIGITKRFGPVAANQDIDLALYPGEIHALLGENGAGKSTLMSILSGRLKADSGEIRIRGQRTILNSPADALARGIGMVHQRFMLVERLTVVENVILGRRDQGPLLSLDRAARELTDLSRAHGLNIDPRKRVRDLSMGERQRVEILKLLLRDTGVLIFDEPTSILTPPEVASFFEVLWNLAAQGRSIIFISHKLEEVMALADRISIMRRGRMVARDLLPDEMGGKAELARLMVGREIVLQVDKEPVSPGPPVLEIRGLASRTALGEVLFENIDLEVRQGEILALTGVAGNGQESLTAALAGLALFSQGEIVYQGRSWSHKTWAASDLTSTAYIPADRDRTGSLPTMTLTANFLLTRLNEYQVGPFMSSNRAAAAVDKAIADHDIKTPSGSRSIARQLSGGNLQKFLLARELGKAPRLVIAEQPTQGLDIGATEDVWRALLGQRKTAGILLVSGDLKEVLSLADRVAVMFRGRILKTFSVSDADMVARIGLLMAGVTDEAPELLPSV
- the glpX gene encoding class II fructose-bisphosphatase, with translation METPQKNLAMDLLRVTEAAALSSARWLGKGNKDAGDKAAVDAMRVTFNSVDVDGTIIIGEGEKDHAPMLYNGEKVGNGNGPKVDVAVDPVEGTNLLAFGRPNAIAVIGVAPGSMMYDPGPSHYMKKLVVPAEAKDVVDLDAPVELNLKKTAKALGKDVDDLVVFVLDKPRHAELIRKIRMVGARIQLHGDGDVAGALMAVDPATNVDIMMGTGGTPEGVLSACAIRAMGGQILAKLDPQSDREKQALLDKGYALGEILTVETLVKSENVFFAATGISGGTFLGGVRYTGTGAVTYSLVMRGKTGTVRRIESHHKLTRLMRFSSVKYD